The sequence below is a genomic window from Bombus pyrosoma isolate SC7728 linkage group LG9, ASM1482585v1, whole genome shotgun sequence.
CAATGTTTTCACCAATCATGGGCCAAATATCTATGGAACAGAACCTTtcagttattatatttataatggatttttaaactttaatttcatttttgttggTGCACTTTGGGCTCCATTTGGATtggtaatatttgtaaaattcatgATGTTTTTACCTtcacaattattaatatcttaatGAATCATATAGCTTTTAGTGTGGCTAATTGTACCAGCCAGACCAAGAGATCGTCTATGTTTATCTTACTGGTATTCATTGGCGCCACTATATCTTTGGTTTCTAGTGTTTTTCTTACAACCTCACAAGGTAAATTAagtaacattatttaataattaaggCCATGAAAACACATGACTATATCTATAGTCATATTTTGATTACAGGAagaacgatttttatttcctgtATATCCAATGATTTGTTTGGTTGGAGGTATAGCTGTAGATACTGtccaaaaattgtatttttttatcaggACAAAGCTTAGTTCTTCACACATTGCTTatcattatttacaatatactgttcatataacattttttgctATCTTAATATGTGGTTTTCTTGGAATATCAAGATCGCTGGCAATATACAAAGGTAAAAAGCTAAAATTTTTCGAAGTATATTATTGATCAGagaatgaaatgtattttaatcaagataaaattctattttacatcAGGCTATTATGCGCCAATGGAAGTAATGATCGATGCTAATAAACTTGGTTtagagagagaaatatttaaggatattaatatcaatttttgcATTGGAAAAGAGTGGCACCGATTTCCAAGTAGCTTTTTCTTTCCATCAAATAagtaagtaatatattttttgacaaatacaatttaaaacaatacatattttctaaaaaatcaaTACTTTAGTTGGAAACTTCAGTATCTCAGATCAGAGTTTAAGGGTCAGTTACCTCAACCTTTCCTAGATCATGAAAATGCAACTGGTATTATACAACCCTATTTTAATGATATGAATAGAGAAGAACCTACACGTTATGTAAgatgatatttatatcataatataaatatattagaagTATGGGTTTATATACAAAACCTAATctaatcaataatattttatattgtagtTTAGCTTAGACAAATGCCATTTTGTGTTAGACCTGGACATTGGTACTGACACAAGTTTAGAACCAAATTATTCtcgaataaatgataatttcacAATAATAACGTcatctaaatttttaaattccgcAAGGTGAGTGAATTacgtatttgaatttttaaattttatttatgtctattatgttaaattaatgtcacatttatttttcagatcGCATCGATTTTTCCGAGCGTTTTATATTCCTTTTGTGTCacataaattttgtacatatggttcatataatttattacaaaatattaaatttaaatcgattcctcttttatcaaaagaaaaaaatacaaaattttcctgaatagaaattttggaACACgtatatgattttaataaacagGGTCTGTGTCATGGAAATGACATGTCTGATATTGTATTTCAGATGGATTTTGTACTTTATGATAAAGGGTAAAAAGAATGGGTTCAAAGAAAAACtaagaatgattaaaaaactaaaagattacacaattttttagttttgctcaaaatgaagaaattcaTGATcagatttttaaacaatataaattttttgttttaataaacagtttttaatatatagagCAATATATATGCgctcatatttaatatataattggtGTATTCTAGAAAAGTATATAAGCGATTTTACGTGATTAATGTAGCTTAATTTACTggacaatataaaaattttagtatgacatatatataatatatgtaataaatttgtgtaacaaatttttaaggatgtatcatattaaaaaattaaattcacaaTTACTGTTTACTTACATAATACTAAACAATACAAAGTATATTAGCTTAATTACtgcatttttaacattttaacacAGGTTTCAACAGGCTGCTAAGTATCTTTGTTGCCATTTTACACATATACGAGTATAAGAAACTTAAAGGagtagatataataatattatttccgTACTAggtgaataatatttaataataacatttacatatgattaaataatacttattttgtaattaacaaatttttgtatatatatatagtaaatttatGAGTATATTTGTGTAAGTACGAtataattaactttaattgcaaatgttctgtaaattattgtattatattttataaatattctgataaaaattaatataactgTTTGCTCCATGAACATGTTGTATAAAATCTAAGTTtccgaatatattttaattgttattttattttattgatttatttttaataatattttatatataattgtggtgaaatgtattaattaaataaaataatatatgatatttaaaaatatatattgttgtcTCCTTGTCAGAtaagtttttataattattgtattgcTGGATAGTCAAAATTATCGTCACAAATACTAATATcctaatatatgaatatatttttgtagaaataacGTATGTAAagagaattataatttcacaatttttcttgCTATTAATCATATTATCGTACTATTCTCCATTAAGTCGTATGttctacaaaaatatcaaCTATAATATCTGGTTTCCTTAATTTATACGTGATTAAGCATTCTACGCAATACTTCATTAAAGTCGAATTTTTAGCGCCGTGTATACTAAACGGCGCCTCTATCTGTTTAATGTTAATAGCCATTTTTAAATCAACGTGATAAGTTTCAGGTAAACAAGGATTTAATTCATGCGCGTTTATGTATGTCCTAGAccagaaaaatttcttttactgtATGTGTACGTGATATTCATTGGCAAATGTTTAaacgatgataaaattaatatttaaggtGATGTAGTTCTTATACCGTCTGGTAGTCGTGAAAGTATCTACGCGGTTCAAAGCACAGTAgtttgtttgttaaaattaatataaaatggaaacgcTGGAAATCGACGATGAACGAACTCAGTCCATAAAATTGCCAAGTGCTGTTGAAGTgtttgcaaatttaaaaaatgctcaAAAATTCGCGATCGACATTGGTATGTATTGTCCTATCATTATTGTACTACCTTTTTTAtgcataaatttaattgagataagaatatattttaaatgttattcaaaaattgtgtatatttattgtaaatgaaCATGATCAGCTATTATCTTTTAGTAATGCAGTGAAAGATTGCTCTGGCTTTAATTTGATTGCAGGCTTATCTTTGACAAAAATAGCTTATTATTCAACGATTAGTTATCGTAAGGCATTGTATGAGGATACTGGCTTAGGAAATAGTGGAGAACGTGCATACAAAGTTCATGAAGGCAATAGACTTCACTTTATTAAGTTTGAAACAAGAtacattgaaaattgtttggaTTTTGTGAAGGAGAATTTAGTAAATGTTGAGAGGTTTTATGGTAAAAACATTAAAGTGACTGGTGGAGgagcatataaatataatgcttTGTTACAAGAAAAATTAGGTTTAATGTAAGcattttatatatgataatattagtTATGTTGTTTTGTCGTTCatctgttaaataaaatctttataatttaaaatcaaaCACTTCTAACAAAAAGtgaaaacaattaaaacattattttagaGTTGATAAAGAAGATGAATTTGCATGTTTAATAAAAGGctgtaattttttacttaaaaatatatcttgtgaagcatttgaatttgaaagaCATGGGAATcctgaatataaatttcaaaaagctGATCctaatatatttccatatatgTTAGTAAACATTGGTAGTGGTGTTAGTATTCTTAAAGTAAGTTACAAATATAGTGATTAGTCACCTTCAATGGGtagtgtattattttttaaatttatataatacttttagGTTGAATCTGATAAAGTATTTGAAAGAGTTGGTGGTACAGCTACAGGAGGTGGAACATTTTGGGGATTAGGTTGTTTGCTTACGAAAAGAAAGGTATCAGTATTAAATGTAGTCCAATATACATTAGcttatgtacataatttattggtttttatatttatataatattactgaAGTACATAAGTACAGTTttacaaatgtttaaaaatacacaGGGCTTTGATGAATTGCTGCAACTTGCAGAAAGGGGAGATCACCGTAATGTTGATATGTTAGTGAAGGATATTTATGCAGGCGATTATTCCTCACAAGGTTTATCTGCGGACCTTATTGCATCTTCTTTTGGCAAGGTTACTTATAATGATAAAGGTAAGAAAGTAAACAATTATTGATAGGATGCTtaggtatttatatttttatttatgttttggCTTCATGGCttggaaaaagaatttgaattatgtatttctaattCTCACTCATTCCTATACAGCACCTAGAGTATCCAACACAACCTGAAACTCACACCTGTCTGCACTATCTCAAAACATATATCCCCTCTTATATCTAAAAACTATAGATTAcacatgtaaatatatcttcatttttcctaaactatatatcatatgcttaacttatttattatcaaatattttcctttgatTTATAATCATTTCAGTACCTATACTCTTACTTCTTTTCTCCAAAACTCTTAACCATATAAGATGCTAAGATCtcttaagaaataaattctgtATATGGATTTTAGGGAGACCAAAGTATTCTGAGGCAGATCTTGCTAGAAGTCTTTTATTTACTGTAAGCAATGACATTGGACAAATAGCAAGTTTATATGCAACTGTACATAAAATGGATAAAGTTTACTTCGGTGGTTACTTTCTTCGTAACCACCCTCTATCAATGCATACCATTTCATATTCTATCAAATATTGGTCGAATGTTAGTTTCAAACTTCTTATTGTTATGTAACCATAgtccaaaacaaaatttttcttaaaataatgataaacatttattaaattatgtgtAGGGTAAGGTAAAACCTCTTTTCCTTCGTCATGAAGGATATCTTGGTGCAATTGGGGCCTTTTTGTATGGTGCTGAACAATCTGATGAATATAGTTGGCTGGAAAATTATGCAGGGTCTTCAGGATTTAAAGATTCAATATCTACGAATCTTGGAATTAAAGTAGATCAGTTGGAAATTGATCAAGCAGAAACTGCTGTAACATTTTGTCCACTTTTGAAGGATCCTGCATCTTACAATCCTGATACAACTGATCTTGCTGAGGATAAAGAAGCAAGGTGAGTTATGAATGGTAGATCTTTTAACCATATACAACaaagtttaatatttctagAGATTATTGGCTTCAGTGTCTCGAAGAATCAGTGGATAAATTTGTGGCCAGAGCTATTCACAGTCAGCCGCATAGTCCAACTGCAAAAGATAGAGCAACaaaactgaaagaaaaatatgttaacaGATTGCGTTATCTACATCTTCAACCATTGTAAGTTCAGCTTAGTAATAAAAGTATACAtcatatgaatatattatgattctataatttgtaatataatgttaaatcgttttacattatagTGCTTATGGAACACTTACAGTCAGAGTATTATTGGATACTATTGAACACTGCATGAAGGAATTCGATTTTCCTGATCCATATCTGCATGTAAGTTTCtagaaaagtttatttttacatcgataatgttatgattttttttaaatacgtatgtttaattaatttttgtaatctttattttacatatagcaaaagaaaaaggagaatgaAGAAGCgttaacatatttaaaaagtcGTATAACAGCTCTCGATGAATTGGAAGGAgcggaaaaaataaaagctttGATTCTGGGAGTTCTGAGTGGTAATATGTTTGACTGGGGTGCACAAGCTGTTGCGACTTTAATGGAGACAACAGATTTTGGTTTTGCCGAAGCTCAAGCAAAAATACCGGGTACTGTCACAGACTTATGACATTTATAATCACgattaacatattaaaaaagacAATCATTAATAAAGAtgatatgatatttttcttaaacttaGGTAGACCTTGGTTACAAGATGACTTGGATGATTGGATAGAGAGATTGAAAACTGGTCCACCACATAAATGTGCTGCTATTTTCGTTGACAATAGTGGAGTTGATATAGTATTGGGAATTTTACCGTTTGCTCGTGATTTATTACAACGAGGAACAAAAGTTGGTTGTCttatatttcttcgaatttgaccacaatatatttactaaattaaaataacaattattttaggTTATACTGTGCGCTAATTCTATGCCAGCATTAAATGATGTCACATATCCAGAATTGGTTGTAACATTACGAGATGCAgcaaaaatatgcaaagttaTTAGACAAGCTCTGAAAGAAAATCGTTTGTTTGCCATGGAGACAGCTCAAGCTAGTCCCTGTCTTGATTTAAGGTAATTATTGTGATATATATAGTTGCAAGATAATTATTTGgagttttacatattttaacgaattatttgatatttaatagcCGACTCAATTTAGATCTATGTCTTGCGATGGTAAAACATAACGTCGATCTTATCGTATTAGAGGGAATGGGTAGAACGCTTCATACGAATCTTTATGCAAAGATGACTTGTGAATGTCTGAAATTAGCAGTTGTTAAAAATCGATGGTTAGCACTTCGGTTAGGTGGTGACATATATGctgtaatatgtaaatatgaacGTCCACCAACGAATACTAAAGTTTgtgatatagaaataaaaatgaaagaagaatgtCCTTCAGAATGCGCAGAGAATGCAACGGACATTTGCACGTGCAACGCAAAgggataaatgataaaaacgtATGTGACTATATtagattatgtatatttaattatacacattgaaagatttattttaattctagaaattgaaaattgatacattaaagtatttctttacttatatttaagtatgtatataaaaagaagcgaaaatCTTCGTATACTTATAATTTTGAATGAAAGTGTTATACAAGggacattatttaaatacttttttataaaatttatcgttattcgtttttaATAGAGTGAccattatacaatttatatatagtatttatgAATGAAGCTTGGTCCTCggaaatatgtttttaatatcatgAAATTTACCAAGCTTCGTGATCTAGCCTACATGTTTCGAATATGAAATGTATTTCAATGtatttgaatatgaaaattttagcACTGACAAGAAACATTGGTGAATAACTATCAACTCCTagtcaaaaataataaaattatgttcttCGTGATTTAGAGAGAAGACgatataaaggaaataatGACGACCAATTATAACAATTACAGACTTGTATCATATAA
It includes:
- the LOC122570774 gene encoding 4'-phosphopantetheine phosphatase, whose amino-acid sequence is METLEIDDERTQSIKLPSAVEVFANLKNAQKFAIDIGLSLTKIAYYSTISYRKALYEDTGLGNSGERAYKVHEGNRLHFIKFETRYIENCLDFVKENLVNVERFYGKNIKVTGGGAYKYNALLQEKLGLIVDKEDEFACLIKGCNFLLKNISCEAFEFERHGNPEYKFQKADPNIFPYMLVNIGSGVSILKVESDKVFERVGGTATGGGTFWGLGCLLTKRKGFDELLQLAERGDHRNVDMLVKDIYAGDYSSQGLSADLIASSFGKVTYNDKGRPKYSEADLARSLLFTVSNDIGQIASLYATVHKMDKVYFGGYFLRNHPLSMHTISYSIKYWSNGKVKPLFLRHEGYLGAIGAFLYGAEQSDEYSWLENYAGSSGFKDSISTNLGIKVDQLEIDQAETAVTFCPLLKDPASYNPDTTDLAEDKEARDYWLQCLEESVDKFVARAIHSQPHSPTAKDRATKLKEKYVNRLRYLHLQPFAYGTLTVRVLLDTIEHCMKEFDFPDPYLHQKKKENEEALTYLKSRITALDELEGAEKIKALILGVLSGNMFDWGAQAVATLMETTDFGFAEAQAKIPGRPWLQDDLDDWIERLKTGPPHKCAAIFVDNSGVDIVLGILPFARDLLQRGTKVILCANSMPALNDVTYPELVVTLRDAAKICKVIRQALKENRLFAMETAQASPCLDLSRLNLDLCLAMVKHNVDLIVLEGMGRTLHTNLYAKMTCECLKLAVVKNRWLALRLGGDIYAVICKYERPPTNTKVCDIEIKMKEECPSECAENATDICTCNAKG
- the LOC122570776 gene encoding alpha-1,2-mannosyltransferase ALG9 isoform X1; the protein is MAPNQRQRQLFVSKKELKKLNGRRFSKPEESSDTGLIYPGVDTAFKLLLSARFCSAIWSHITDCDETYNYWEPSHYLLYGSGQQTWEYSPQYALRSYMYLLIHMVPAKLYHYLLEPNPVLVFYFVRCLLSVGCALSEVYFYKNVCREFGIHIGRLTLVFLILSSGMYIASAAFLPSSFSMYLSTVATAAWYGRQYELAIFATAISALLGWPFAALLGLPIAMEMLIHKQDWSKFMKWVIISGAVVLVPMIWIDSMYYGKLVIAPLNIVMYNVFTNHGPNIYGTEPFSYYIYNGFLNFNFIFVGALWAPFGLLLVWLIVPARPRDRLCLSYWYSLAPLYLWFLVFFLQPHKEERFLFPVYPMICLVGGIAVDTVQKLYFFIRTKLSSSHIAYHYLQYTVHITFFAILICGFLGISRSLAIYKGYYAPMEVMIDANKLGLEREIFKDININFCIGKEWHRFPSSFFFPSNNWKLQYLRSEFKGQLPQPFLDHENATGIIQPYFNDMNREEPTRYFSLDKCHFVLDLDIGTDTSLEPNYSRINDNFTIITSSKFLNSARSHRFFRAFYIPFVSHKFCTYGSYNLLQNIKFKSIPLLSKEKNTKFS
- the LOC122570776 gene encoding alpha-1,2-mannosyltransferase ALG9 isoform X2, whose translation is MAEDFQSRCNIFFFLNSKKPEESSDTGLIYPGVDTAFKLLLSARFCSAIWSHITDCDETYNYWEPSHYLLYGSGQQTWEYSPQYALRSYMYLLIHMVPAKLYHYLLEPNPVLVFYFVRCLLSVGCALSEVYFYKNVCREFGIHIGRLTLVFLILSSGMYIASAAFLPSSFSMYLSTVATAAWYGRQYELAIFATAISALLGWPFAALLGLPIAMEMLIHKQDWSKFMKWVIISGAVVLVPMIWIDSMYYGKLVIAPLNIVMYNVFTNHGPNIYGTEPFSYYIYNGFLNFNFIFVGALWAPFGLLLVWLIVPARPRDRLCLSYWYSLAPLYLWFLVFFLQPHKEERFLFPVYPMICLVGGIAVDTVQKLYFFIRTKLSSSHIAYHYLQYTVHITFFAILICGFLGISRSLAIYKGYYAPMEVMIDANKLGLEREIFKDININFCIGKEWHRFPSSFFFPSNNWKLQYLRSEFKGQLPQPFLDHENATGIIQPYFNDMNREEPTRYFSLDKCHFVLDLDIGTDTSLEPNYSRINDNFTIITSSKFLNSARSHRFFRAFYIPFVSHKFCTYGSYNLLQNIKFKSIPLLSKEKNTKFS
- the LOC122570776 gene encoding alpha-1,2-mannosyltransferase ALG9 isoform X3, with amino-acid sequence MCFRPEESSDTGLIYPGVDTAFKLLLSARFCSAIWSHITDCDETYNYWEPSHYLLYGSGQQTWEYSPQYALRSYMYLLIHMVPAKLYHYLLEPNPVLVFYFVRCLLSVGCALSEVYFYKNVCREFGIHIGRLTLVFLILSSGMYIASAAFLPSSFSMYLSTVATAAWYGRQYELAIFATAISALLGWPFAALLGLPIAMEMLIHKQDWSKFMKWVIISGAVVLVPMIWIDSMYYGKLVIAPLNIVMYNVFTNHGPNIYGTEPFSYYIYNGFLNFNFIFVGALWAPFGLLLVWLIVPARPRDRLCLSYWYSLAPLYLWFLVFFLQPHKEERFLFPVYPMICLVGGIAVDTVQKLYFFIRTKLSSSHIAYHYLQYTVHITFFAILICGFLGISRSLAIYKGYYAPMEVMIDANKLGLEREIFKDININFCIGKEWHRFPSSFFFPSNNWKLQYLRSEFKGQLPQPFLDHENATGIIQPYFNDMNREEPTRYFSLDKCHFVLDLDIGTDTSLEPNYSRINDNFTIITSSKFLNSARSHRFFRAFYIPFVSHKFCTYGSYNLLQNIKFKSIPLLSKEKNTKFS